The Blastocatellia bacterium genome includes the window CCTTCGAGGAGCTCGAACAATACTTTGAGCATGCTGAGGAACGAATGCGGGCGATGGAGGCAGTCAGGCAGATATTCGATGCAGCACCGCTCGATCCCGTCAAGTGGAAAGAAGAGCGCAGGCTTTATGCGAAAGCCTTTGCTTATCCCTCGGTGAATCTCACCTATGCTTTCGCGGACGATGTCCCTCCCAGTCTTTTAGAAGAAGCTGAAGAACTCCGGATTCCTCTGAACCTCTCCGGGGTATTTCCCCATGCCGTCGCCATCGGCAATGGCCGCATCAGGACGGCAACAGCGACCGACCTTCATCATCTTTCTGCGGCTATGAAGGCGATTCTCAACTGGGCGGAAGAGATCAAAACGATAGAGGCTGAGGAGGAACTCAGATTCATTGCCAGTGCTGAGTTCCCCGCCCTCATGGGATTCCCTCCCGCCACCACACGCACGACACTGAAGATTAATCCTTTTGCCTACAATCTGGAAATGCTGATAGAAGAACTGGAGGAAGAGGAGACGATCCTCGAAGTACTCTCTCTGATGGAGGAGCGAAATGTACCGTCTTCCCGCCCTCCGAAGAAGCCCGCGAGCAGGAAGAAGAAGGCTACGCGCCGTAAACGCCCCCCAAAGATCTAACCCTCTCTGAAGCTGGAGATAGGAGAGGCTTGTCCGGTGGGTGGACAAGCTTGGGGTCGGTCTGCGGGTTATGGAGAGCCTGTCGGTGAAGACGGAAACCCGGTCCTGATGAAAGGGAACTATGGATCTGCAGCAGTTGTATGATGAACTCGTCCTTCGCGAGTCGCAGTTGCGGGCGACGCTCTACAGCATTGGGGATGCCGTCATCGCCACGGATCGTGATGGTCAAATTACGATGATGAATCCCGTAGCCGAACGTCTCACGGGCTGGACGGAAGCGGATGCCCTCGGACGACCGGTCTCCGACGTTTTCCGAATCGTTCATGAGGAAACGAGAGCCGAAGTGGAGAATCCCGTCACGCGGGTGGTGCGTGAAGGCATTGTCATCGGACTGGCCAACCATTCCCTGCTTCTTTCCCGCGATGGACGAGAATATCCGATTGCCGATGCCGGTGCGCCCATTCGCAATGCCGCCGGCGAGATCACGGGCGTGGTCCTGGTCTTTCGCGACCAGACGGCCGAGCGCCAGGTCCAGCGCGCCCTCCAGCATGCACGAGAGTTCGCTGAGAGCATCATTGCCACCATTCGAGAACCCCTCCTTGTCCTCGATCCCGAACTGCGCGTCGTGATGGCCAATCGCGCATTCTACCGGACGTTCCGGGTCGCTCCGGAGGAGACCGAAGGCCGCTTCGTTTACGAATTGGGCAACCGCCAGTGGGACATCCCCGAACTCCGCCGCTTATTGGAAGACATTCTGCCCCAGAACACCAGCTTCGAGGATTTTGAAGTCGAGCATGACTTCGAGCACATCGGACGGCGGACGATGCAGCTCAATGCCCGACGGCTTTACCGCGAGAAGAATAAGACGCAACTCATCCTTCTGGCCATCGAGGATGTGACCGAGCGGAAACGGGCACTCGAAGCGCTCCAACGGAGCGAGCAACAGTATCGTTCGTTGTTCGAGACCGTGCCCGAGGTAGTTTACAGCCTCTCCCCCGACGGGCGTTTCACCATGCTCAACCCTGCCTTTGAACGAATCACCGGATGGGCGGTGGAGGACTGGCTGGGGAGACCGTTTGACGAACTGATTCACCCCGAGGATCGGGAAATGGCCCGGCAGGAATTCGCCCGCGCTCTTCGGGGCGAAACCTCTCATTTTCGAGAGATGCGCGTGCTGACCCGATCGGGCCAGACTCTCGTGGTCGAGGTCCTGGGTGTGGCGCACATTCAGAACGGACGCTCGGTGGGCGTCACGGGCTTCGCTCATGACGTCACCGAGCGCAAGCAGCTTGAACGGCAGCTTCTCCAGGCGCAGAAAATGGAGGCCATCGGGCGACTGGCCGGCGGGATCGCTCATGACTTCAACAACCTTCTCACCGTGATTGCCGGCTACGCTGAGATGGCGCTTCTGCATCCGGGCGAGACCGATCTCCAACGGCGGTACATCACCGAGATCAAGAAAGCCGCCGACCGGGCGACGGGTTTGACCCGGCAGCTTTTGGCCTTCAGCCGCCAGCAGCTAGGGGAGCCTCGACCCATCAACCTCAACGATGTGATCGCTGAAACGAAGCAGATGCTCCATCGGATCATTGGCGAAGACATTCAGATGGACATCCTCCTGGAACCCGATGCTGGCTGTGTGAAAGCCGACCCGCTCCAGATGCAGCAGGTGATCCTGAATCTCGTCGTCAATGCCCGCGACGCTATGCCCCGGGGTGGGAAACTGACCCTCCAGACAGCGACCGTCGTTTTGAAACAGGAATCTGAATTGACCTCTTTGGGGTTGAGGCCGGGATCCTACGTCAGGTTGACAGTGGCCGACACGGGCTGTGGCATGGATGAGGAAACGATGAGTCGCATCTTCGAGCCGTTCTTCACCACTAAAGAGGAGGGAAAGGGAACGGGCCTGGGACTCTCAACCGTCTACGGCATCGTCAAGCAAAGTGGCGGGGAGATTACGGTCACCAGCGAAGTCGGGCAAGGGACGACTTTCACCATCTATTTGCCCCAAGTCACCGAGCCCAGCACCGACAGCTCACGGACTCAACAAGAGGAGATTTCATCAGACATGCCCGTGGGATCGGAGACGATTCTTCTGGTCGAGGATGAACCGGCCGTTCGCCAGGTTGCTCAGACGGTGCTCGAAGCCTGCGGGTATCAGGTGATCGTCGCGGAGACGCCACGCGCGGCCGTGCAGTTGCTGGCACAGGGTGATCCGGCAGTTCACTTGCTTTTGACCGACGTCGTCATGCCAGAAATGAGCGGCCCTGAACTGGCCGAGCGAGTGGCCGCTCTGCGCCCTGAGGTGAAGGTCCTTTACATGTCGGGATATACTGAGAGAACGAGTGCCCAGCACATTCTAGAACCGGGCGTGAATTTCATCCTCAAGCCGTTTACCCCTCGCGAACTGGCCTGCGCCGTGCGCCGTGTCCTTGATCGCCCTTGAAGGATTGAGCCCCAAACTCCCGCGAGCCTCTCTTTGCTCATGTTGACCGACAGGTTGAGGCCCCAACCCTCTGTTGAGGCTTGGGATCAAGCGGGGGGTGTTCCACACGCAGGCCCAACGCGAGGGAAGGACCGGTTTGAATATTCGCCGGTCAAACACATCAAGCAGTCGTCAAAGGCTGAGGGATAAAATCAACAACGATGGGGTGATGGTCCG containing:
- a CDS encoding PAS domain S-box protein, producing MDLQQLYDELVLRESQLRATLYSIGDAVIATDRDGQITMMNPVAERLTGWTEADALGRPVSDVFRIVHEETRAEVENPVTRVVREGIVIGLANHSLLLSRDGREYPIADAGAPIRNAAGEITGVVLVFRDQTAERQVQRALQHAREFAESIIATIREPLLVLDPELRVVMANRAFYRTFRVAPEETEGRFVYELGNRQWDIPELRRLLEDILPQNTSFEDFEVEHDFEHIGRRTMQLNARRLYREKNKTQLILLAIEDVTERKRALEALQRSEQQYRSLFETVPEVVYSLSPDGRFTMLNPAFERITGWAVEDWLGRPFDELIHPEDREMARQEFARALRGETSHFREMRVLTRSGQTLVVEVLGVAHIQNGRSVGVTGFAHDVTERKQLERQLLQAQKMEAIGRLAGGIAHDFNNLLTVIAGYAEMALLHPGETDLQRRYITEIKKAADRATGLTRQLLAFSRQQLGEPRPINLNDVIAETKQMLHRIIGEDIQMDILLEPDAGCVKADPLQMQQVILNLVVNARDAMPRGGKLTLQTATVVLKQESELTSLGLRPGSYVRLTVADTGCGMDEETMSRIFEPFFTTKEEGKGTGLGLSTVYGIVKQSGGEITVTSEVGQGTTFTIYLPQVTEPSTDSSRTQQEEISSDMPVGSETILLVEDEPAVRQVAQTVLEACGYQVIVAETPRAAVQLLAQGDPAVHLLLTDVVMPEMSGPELAERVAALRPEVKVLYMSGYTERTSAQHILEPGVNFILKPFTPRELACAVRRVLDRP